A window from Erythrolamprus reginae isolate rEryReg1 chromosome 11, rEryReg1.hap1, whole genome shotgun sequence encodes these proteins:
- the CKM gene encoding creatine kinase M-type, giving the protein MPFGNTHNKYKMNFSAEDEFPDLSTHNNHMAKALTPDMYKRLRDKETPSGFTLDDTIQTGVDNPGHPYIMTVGCVAGDEECYCVFQELFDIIIHDRHGGYKPTDKHRTDLNHENLKGGDDLDPNYVLSSRVRTGRSIKGYTLPPHCSRAERRAIENLSIKALNSLSGEFKGKYYPLKNMTDAEQQQLIDDHFLFDKPVSPLLLASGMARDWPDARGIWHNDNKTFLVWVNEEDHLRVISMQKGGNMKEVFRRFCVGLQKIEEIFKQAGHPFSWNEHLGYVLTCPSNLGTGLRGGVHVKLPHLSKHPKFEETLKRLRLQKRGTGGVDTEAVGAVFDISNADRLGSSEVEQVQLVVDGVKLMVEMEKKLEKGQAIDDMIPAQK; this is encoded by the exons ATGCCCTTCGGAAACACCCACAACAAGTACAAGATGAACTTCTCCGCGGAGGACGAGTTCCCTGACCTGAGCACGCACAACAACCACATGGCCAAGGCCCTCACGCCGGACATGTACAAGAGGCTGCGCGACAAGGAGACGCCCAGCGGCTTCACCCTGGACGACACCATCCAGACCGGCGTGGACAACCCAG GCCACCCCTACATCATGACCGTGGGCTGTGTGGCTGGAGACGAAGAGTGTTACTGCGTCTTCCAAGAGCTTTTCGACATTATCATCCACGACCGCCACGGGGGCTACAAACCCACCGACAAGCACAGGACTGACCTGAACCACGAAAACCTGAAG GGCGGTGATGACCTGGACCCTAACTACGTGCTCAGCAGCCGCGTGAGGACCGGCCGTAGCATCAAGGGGTACACCCTGCCCCCCCACTGCAGCCGGGCTGAGCGCCGGGCCATAGAGAACCTGTCCATCAAAG CCCTGAACAGCCTGTCTGGAGAGTTCAAGGGCAAGTACTACCCGCTGAAGAACATGACTGACgcagagcagcagcagctgaTTGACGACCACTTCCTCTTCGACAAGCCCGTCTCCCCCCTGCTGCTGGCCTCTGGCATGGCCCGCGATTGGCCCGACGCCCGGGGCATCTG gcacAACGACAACAAGACCTTCCTGGTGTGGGTGAACGAGGAAGACCACCTGCGCGTCATCTCCATGCAGAAGGGGGGCAACATGAAGGAGGTCTTCCGGCGCTTCTGCGTGGGGCTGCAGAAG ATTGAGGAGATCTTCAAGCAGGCCGGCCACCCCTTCAGCTGGAACGAGCACCTGGGCTACGTCCTCACCTGCCCCTCCAACCTGGGCACCGGCCTGCGTGGGGGCGTCCACGTCAAGCTGCCCCACCTCAGCAAGCACCCCAAGTTCGAGGAGACCCTCAAGCGCCTCCGCCTGCAGAAGCGCGGCACAG GTGGCGTAGACACCGAGGCCGTGGGTGCCGTGTTCGACATCTCCAACGCGGACCGACTGGGCTCCTCGGAGGTGGAGCAGGTGCAGCTGGTGGTGGACGGCGTGAAGCTGATGGTGGAGATGGAGAAGAAGCTGGAGAAGGGCCAGGCCATCGACGACATGATTCCTGCGCAGAAGTGA